One Drosophila kikkawai strain 14028-0561.14 chromosome 3L, DkikHiC1v2, whole genome shotgun sequence genomic window carries:
- the LOC108071634 gene encoding uncharacterized protein isoform X1 yields the protein MGRLFQYNRFGAMDNIQKNISKKDTQQKNKMLRNAIKCPGYSDIYGQYNEDLSFEKKCQQWSHKLQFPTAAAEQEPNQSRTHKVYDSMKNFLQRKLFAQPSSHKEREILSEEATSDYDEQDLLDSSYQADAEEEEEEERDADCSCSSTSGSSASSNPATPKRSPQKSLLSLNCWQSSHPSSDSNPEEEEDDDQEDSDAGISDCCQLLAENSSSRHRTPLPRYSNANQNSDEDEDDDEEPELLQCAWYQPRITPKAAIDHLQKATPGSFLLRRSTPRHFELLLRLEKSSKVKTYPVQSTRNQMYRLKGAKKQFTSLKALITHHSVMAEQLPLILDMPRERHVVKPPSVRYADDFEPLESLQLLGILKSLQARSIEI from the exons ATGGGTCGCCTGTTCCAGTACAATCGCTTTGGCGCCATGGATAATATCCAGAAAAATATTAGCAAAAAGGATACCCAGCAAAAAAACAAGATG CTACGCAATGCCATCAAATGTCCAGGATACTCGGACATCTATGGCCAGTACAATGAGGACTTGTCCTTCGAGAAGAAGTGCCAACAATGGAGCCACAAGCTGCAGTTCccaaccgccgccgccgaacAAGAGCCAAACCAGAGTCGCACGCATAAGGTCTACGATAGCATGAAGAATTTTCTGCAGCGCAAACTGTTTGCTCAGCCCAGCTCGCACAAGGAGAGGGAGATCCTGAGCGAGGAAGCCACCAGCGATTATGATGAG cAGGACCTTCTCGACTCCTCGTACCAAGCCGACGCGGAggaagaagaggaggaggaacgcGATGCCGattgcagctgcagctccaCATCCGGCAGCTCGGCGAGCAGTAACCCAGCCACGCCTAAGAGATCGCCCCAAAAGTCCCTGCTCTCACTCAACTGCTGGCAGAGCAGTCACCCAAGCAGTGACTCCAAtccagaggaggaggaggatgatgaCCAAGAGGACTCTGATGCCGGAATCTCCGACTGCTGTCAGTTGCTAGCCGAGAACTCGTCGAGTCGCCACAGGACACCGCTGCCTCGGTATAGCAACGCCAATCAAAACTCCGATGAGgatgaagatgatgatgaggagccGGAGCTGCTGCAGTGTGCTTGGTATCAGCCCAGGATTACGCCCAAGGCAGCGATAGATCATCTACAAAAGGCCACGCCCGGCAGCTTCCTTCTGCGTCGCAGCACTCCCCGGCACTTTGAGCTTCTCCTGCGCCTGGAGAAGAGCAGCAAGGTCAAGACCTACCCGGTGCAGTCCACCCGGAATCAGATGTACCGCCTGAAAGGAGCCAAGAAGCAGTTCACCAGCCTAAAAGCCCTCATCACCCACCATTCTGTAATGGCGGAGCAGCTGCCTCTGATCCTGGACATGCCACGCGAGCGCCATGTAGTGAAGCCGCCGTCAGTGCGCTATGCCGATGACTTTGAGCCACTGGAAtcgctgcagctgctgggcATCCTGAAGAGCCTGCAGGCCAGGAGCATCGAGATATAG
- the LOC108071634 gene encoding uncharacterized protein isoform X2, with the protein MGRLFQYNRFGAMDNIQKNISKKDTQQKNKMLRNAIKCPGYSDIYGQYNEDLSFEKKCQQWSHKLQFPTAAAEQEPNQSRTHKVYDSMKNFLQRKLFAQPSSHKEREILSEEATSDYDEDLLDSSYQADAEEEEEEERDADCSCSSTSGSSASSNPATPKRSPQKSLLSLNCWQSSHPSSDSNPEEEEDDDQEDSDAGISDCCQLLAENSSSRHRTPLPRYSNANQNSDEDEDDDEEPELLQCAWYQPRITPKAAIDHLQKATPGSFLLRRSTPRHFELLLRLEKSSKVKTYPVQSTRNQMYRLKGAKKQFTSLKALITHHSVMAEQLPLILDMPRERHVVKPPSVRYADDFEPLESLQLLGILKSLQARSIEI; encoded by the exons ATGGGTCGCCTGTTCCAGTACAATCGCTTTGGCGCCATGGATAATATCCAGAAAAATATTAGCAAAAAGGATACCCAGCAAAAAAACAAGATG CTACGCAATGCCATCAAATGTCCAGGATACTCGGACATCTATGGCCAGTACAATGAGGACTTGTCCTTCGAGAAGAAGTGCCAACAATGGAGCCACAAGCTGCAGTTCccaaccgccgccgccgaacAAGAGCCAAACCAGAGTCGCACGCATAAGGTCTACGATAGCATGAAGAATTTTCTGCAGCGCAAACTGTTTGCTCAGCCCAGCTCGCACAAGGAGAGGGAGATCCTGAGCGAGGAAGCCACCAGCGATTATGATGAG GACCTTCTCGACTCCTCGTACCAAGCCGACGCGGAggaagaagaggaggaggaacgcGATGCCGattgcagctgcagctccaCATCCGGCAGCTCGGCGAGCAGTAACCCAGCCACGCCTAAGAGATCGCCCCAAAAGTCCCTGCTCTCACTCAACTGCTGGCAGAGCAGTCACCCAAGCAGTGACTCCAAtccagaggaggaggaggatgatgaCCAAGAGGACTCTGATGCCGGAATCTCCGACTGCTGTCAGTTGCTAGCCGAGAACTCGTCGAGTCGCCACAGGACACCGCTGCCTCGGTATAGCAACGCCAATCAAAACTCCGATGAGgatgaagatgatgatgaggagccGGAGCTGCTGCAGTGTGCTTGGTATCAGCCCAGGATTACGCCCAAGGCAGCGATAGATCATCTACAAAAGGCCACGCCCGGCAGCTTCCTTCTGCGTCGCAGCACTCCCCGGCACTTTGAGCTTCTCCTGCGCCTGGAGAAGAGCAGCAAGGTCAAGACCTACCCGGTGCAGTCCACCCGGAATCAGATGTACCGCCTGAAAGGAGCCAAGAAGCAGTTCACCAGCCTAAAAGCCCTCATCACCCACCATTCTGTAATGGCGGAGCAGCTGCCTCTGATCCTGGACATGCCACGCGAGCGCCATGTAGTGAAGCCGCCGTCAGTGCGCTATGCCGATGACTTTGAGCCACTGGAAtcgctgcagctgctgggcATCCTGAAGAGCCTGCAGGCCAGGAGCATCGAGATATAG